A DNA window from Actinomycetota bacterium contains the following coding sequences:
- the dnaG gene encoding DNA primase: MARSLKEGEVDEVKSRSDIIDIISGYVNLKKRGKNYIGLCPFHQEKTPSFNVDSSRQFYHCFGCGEGGDVISFLMKMENLDFLESVEFLAKKIGYQLKYSSSGSSKSRKLKERLFEINLLAKNYYHFVLDNPKAGSKAVQYLTQRGFSSSTMDEFEVGYSLKKWDYFSQLAKKRGFSDYELIESGLSISSRNRQQGVYDRFRERIMFPIEDVVGKTIGFGGRILDTGRPKTSKYINTPETKIYSKSKNIYNIHRAKNFIVEQDKVLIVEGYTDVMALWQSGIKNIVASLGTALTSEQIKLLGRFTKNIGLVFDSDQAGLSASIKGVERLREYNQNLDLYHESNINIEVVILEQGYDPADYVIKKGKEVFLQKVSEAENIIDFTINIIIKKYDISNLNQKLRASQELLAFINTLGSKIVQEECIKKIAQKLDLKEDLLFEELMLKKSRAIEKAAGSQPQEIEETVDSPQKRLEVEALRLMINGEGLAQEYFLGLDKKFFKFEDTAGLFLIIKDVLSKKNPEQLNFPLEITSDLLKAPGVQKLYNLIYFDPKSYRNGKVTCEEVLTNLKLSFISEKINGLRNQMLQIEDKIKKGLESQQSKEQYDQMYSQLIKLEQEKIKIKNS; encoded by the coding sequence ATGGCCAGAAGCCTGAAAGAAGGCGAAGTAGATGAAGTTAAAAGCAGATCTGATATCATTGATATAATATCCGGGTATGTCAATTTAAAGAAACGGGGAAAAAACTATATTGGGCTTTGCCCCTTCCACCAGGAAAAAACACCCTCTTTTAATGTCGACTCCAGCCGGCAGTTCTATCATTGCTTTGGCTGCGGCGAGGGCGGTGATGTTATCAGTTTTCTGATGAAAATGGAGAACCTCGATTTTTTAGAATCGGTGGAGTTTCTGGCCAAAAAAATCGGTTACCAGCTAAAGTACAGCAGCAGCGGCTCCTCTAAGAGCCGCAAATTAAAAGAAAGGCTGTTTGAAATTAATCTTTTAGCCAAAAATTATTACCATTTTGTCTTAGATAATCCCAAAGCGGGGTCTAAAGCGGTTCAGTACCTAACACAAAGAGGATTTAGCTCATCTACCATGGATGAATTTGAAGTAGGCTACAGCTTAAAGAAATGGGATTATTTTTCCCAGCTGGCTAAAAAAAGAGGTTTTAGTGACTATGAGTTGATAGAGTCGGGGTTGTCTATCAGCAGCCGTAACCGGCAGCAGGGAGTCTATGACCGTTTCAGGGAGAGAATTATGTTTCCCATTGAAGACGTAGTAGGTAAAACTATTGGCTTTGGGGGCAGGATATTGGATACAGGTAGGCCTAAAACCTCCAAGTATATAAATACTCCCGAAACCAAGATTTATTCCAAAAGCAAAAATATATATAATATCCATCGGGCCAAAAACTTCATAGTGGAGCAGGACAAGGTTCTGATAGTAGAAGGTTATACTGATGTTATGGCTTTATGGCAAAGCGGTATCAAGAATATAGTGGCCAGCTTGGGGACTGCCCTCACCAGTGAACAGATTAAGCTTTTGGGCAGGTTTACCAAGAATATAGGATTGGTATTTGATAGCGACCAAGCAGGGCTGTCGGCTTCAATTAAAGGAGTAGAAAGGTTGAGGGAATATAATCAAAACCTGGATCTCTATCATGAAAGCAATATAAATATAGAGGTAGTTATTCTAGAACAAGGATATGACCCGGCAGATTATGTTATAAAAAAAGGTAAGGAAGTTTTTTTACAAAAGGTATCAGAAGCAGAAAATATTATAGACTTCACCATTAATATTATTATAAAAAAATATGATATCAGCAATTTAAACCAAAAGCTGAGGGCTAGCCAGGAACTTCTGGCTTTTATAAATACCTTGGGTTCAAAAATTGTACAGGAGGAATGCATTAAAAAGATTGCACAAAAATTAGATTTAAAAGAGGATTTGCTGTTTGAAGAGCTGATGTTAAAAAAATCCAGGGCTATTGAGAAAGCAGCTGGTTCTCAACCGCAGGAGATAGAAGAAACAGTCGATTCACCCCAAAAAAGATTAGAGGTGGAAGCTTTAAGGTTAATGATAAATGGAGAAGGATTGGCCCAGGAATATTTTTTGGGATTGGATAAAAAATTTTTTAAATTTGAGGATACGGCAGGCCTGTTTTTAATTATTAAAGATGTGCTGTCTAAAAAAAACCCGGAACAGCTAAACTTTCCCTTAGAAATTACGTCAGATTTACTAAAAGCGCCTGGGGTTCAAAAGCTATATAATCTCATCTATTTTGACCCTAAATCTTACCGTAATGGCAAAGTGACCTGTGAAGAGGTTTTAACCAATTTAAAGCTGTCTTTTATCTCTGAAAAAATTAATGGTTTAAGGAACCAAATGCTTCAAATTGAAGATAAGATAAAAAAGGGTTTGGAAAGCCAGCAGTCAAAGGAGCAATATGACCAAATGTATTCCCAGTTAATAAAGCTGGAGCAGGAAAAAATTAAAATTAAAAACTCTTGA
- the rpoD gene encoding RNA polymerase sigma factor RpoD — MKRGAEFKLDEVKALISKGKEEGLLTTEEIGEALAEVDLNKEQIESIYDVLQNLGIEIVSEEDEDIDTVSPASKEVDSLKKKLDLTIKSPTNDPVRMYLKEIGKVRLLTAVEEVQLAKRIKKGDMAAKRKLVEANLRLVVSIAKKYVGRGMLFLDLIQEGNLGLIRAVEKFDHTKGYKFSTYATWWIRQAITRAIADQARTIRIPVHMVETINKLIRIQRQLLQKLGREPSPEEIAKQMEFSPEKVREIMKISQEPVSLETPIGEEEDSHLGDFIEDSEVEAPSDAASFTMLQEQLQEVLNTLNERERKVIQLRFGLQDGHPRTLEEVGREFGVTRERIRQIESKTLSKLRHPNRSGALKDFLEI; from the coding sequence ATGAAAAGAGGGGCTGAATTTAAACTTGATGAGGTCAAGGCTTTAATCAGTAAAGGCAAGGAGGAGGGGCTGCTAACTACAGAAGAGATAGGGGAAGCCCTAGCAGAAGTTGATCTTAACAAGGAACAAATTGAAAGTATTTATGATGTACTTCAGAACCTGGGCATAGAAATTGTCAGCGAAGAAGATGAAGATATTGATACTGTTAGTCCCGCTAGTAAAGAAGTTGATTCCCTGAAAAAAAAGCTGGACTTGACTATCAAATCTCCCACTAATGACCCGGTAAGGATGTACTTAAAAGAGATAGGGAAGGTAAGGCTGCTTACTGCAGTGGAAGAAGTACAGTTGGCTAAAAGAATCAAAAAGGGAGATATGGCGGCCAAGAGGAAACTGGTAGAAGCAAACCTGAGACTGGTAGTAAGCATTGCCAAAAAATATGTAGGCAGGGGCATGCTTTTTCTAGACCTCATACAGGAGGGCAATCTGGGTTTGATAAGGGCAGTAGAAAAGTTCGACCATACTAAGGGATATAAATTTTCTACCTATGCTACCTGGTGGATTAGGCAGGCTATCACCAGGGCCATTGCGGATCAGGCAAGAACAATAAGGATACCGGTTCATATGGTAGAGACTATAAACAAACTGATTAGGATTCAGAGACAGCTGCTGCAGAAGCTAGGCAGGGAACCTTCTCCGGAAGAGATAGCTAAACAGATGGAATTTTCTCCTGAAAAAGTGAGAGAGATTATGAAGATCTCCCAGGAGCCGGTGTCTTTGGAAACACCCATTGGGGAAGAGGAAGACAGCCATCTGGGGGATTTTATCGAAGACTCAGAAGTGGAAGCCCCTTCTGATGCTGCTTCTTTTACCATGCTGCAGGAACAGCTGCAGGAGGTTTTAAATACTCTTAATGAAAGAGAGCGCAAGGTTATTCAATTAAGATTCGGCTTGCAGGATGGTCATCCCAGAACCCTGGAAGAAGTAGGCCGGGAGTTTGGGGTTACCAGGGAGAGGATAAGACAGATTGAATCTAAAACCCTGAGCAAATTAAGACACCCCAACCGCAGCGGAGCCTTAAAGGATTTTCTGGAAATCTAG
- a CDS encoding plasmid stabilization protein, with protein sequence MNKIIYTETYIKRAKKFLKIHPEIISQYEKTLKLIEINVFHPSLRLHKLKGKLSDLYSVSINISYRICVDLIIEEKTVIPIDIGKHNDVY encoded by the coding sequence GTGAATAAAATAATATATACTGAAACTTATATTAAGAGGGCTAAAAAGTTTTTAAAAATTCACCCTGAAATTATCTCTCAATACGAAAAGACTTTGAAGTTAATAGAAATAAATGTATTTCACCCATCACTTCGCTTGCATAAATTAAAGGGTAAATTATCAGATTTATATTCAGTTTCAATTAATATCTCATATAGGATTTGCGTTGATTTAATTATTGAAGAAAAAACGGTAATTCCGATTGATATTGGAAAACATAATGACGTATATTAA
- a CDS encoding type II toxin-antitoxin system prevent-host-death family antitoxin has translation MVKILTASELKQKGASALKDATSSDSAVIITVRGKNEYVVLPMAAYNSLRECELEIALIESRRDMKNGKFIEESVEEHIRRITSE, from the coding sequence ATGGTAAAAATATTAACAGCAAGCGAGTTAAAACAAAAAGGTGCTTCCGCATTAAAAGATGCAACCTCAAGTGACAGTGCAGTTATTATTACTGTAAGAGGAAAGAATGAATATGTCGTTTTGCCTATGGCAGCCTATAATAGCTTGAGAGAGTGCGAACTTGAAATTGCCCTTATCGAGTCAAGAAGAGATATGAAAAATGGCAAATTTATTGAAGAATCTGTTGAAGAACACATTAGAAGAATAACTAGTGAATAA